In Armatimonadota bacterium, the sequence TCCCCCCACCACCACGCACCGCCGACCCCGTAGATCCAACATCACCGGATAGTACACCCCTCTATCCCTCCCGCCTGTACCTCCGCAGGGCCTCGATGAGCCGCCCCATCTTGGGATGTTCCGGCTCCACGCCCACCCGCACCCCCCGCGCCACCAGGGCTTGGCGCGACACCGGCCCTACCGCAGCCACGGTCACGCGGCCCTGGAGAGCTTCCCGCAAGGCCTCCGCCCATCCCATCTCCTCCGCCACCCGGAAGAGGTGGATCACCTGCGGCCGGCTCGTCACCACCGCCGCCCAAAATGCACCTTCCACAAGGCCCCGCACGGCCTCCTGGAGCGGGCGGAGATCCGCGGGAAGCACCCAACGATAGGGTTGGACATCCACCACCTCGGTGCCGCGCCCTGTCAGGTGGTTCCGGAGGGCCTCGTTGACTTCCCCGTAGTGCTGGACGAAGACCACGCGGTTCTGAAGCTCTACGGTGTCCAAGGTCGCACACAGCTCCGCGGTGGTGTACGGACTGGGGGCAGAAAGCGATGGATGGATTCCCCACCGTCGGAGCACCGCGGTGGGCTTGGGCCCTCGAACCGCGATGGGCACGGCCCGCAGAGCCTCCAGGTACGCCTGCCCGAGTCCGAGGCGGTCCGCAAGCCGGTGCAGCCGCTCCGCTCCGGTACCGGTCTGCAGCACCACCCAGTCCACGCCTCGAACGCACAGCCGCTCCAGCGGCTTCCGAACTTCTTCCGGATCCGCGTCCGCCTCCACCACCGCGGGAACGCACACGGGCTCCCACCCTTCCCGCCGTATGAGGTGGACGAGGACTTCCGGCATCCGCGACTCAAGCACGAGCACCCGCCTGTCCACTGGGCATCCTCCCGTAGCCTCGCTCCGCCAGCAGCGCCAGCACCCTCTGGGCGCTCGCCTCAGGCGGCTCACGGTCCGTATCCAGCACCAGATCCGGAGCCTCCGGAGGTTCGTAGGGGTCGCTCACACCGGTGAAGTTCTGGACCTCGCCCCGCAGGGCCTGGGCGTACAGGCCCTTGGGATCCCGCTCGACGAGCACCTCCAACGGGCAGCGCACGTACACCTCGAGGAAGTCGCCGATGCGCTCCCGGGCCTCCCTCCGGCCCTCCCGGTACGGGGAGACCAGGGCCACCAGCACCACCACCCCGTGGCGGACCAGCAGCTCCGCCACGTAGGCCACGCGGCGGATGTTCTCGAGGCGGTCCTCCCGGGAGAACCCGAGGTCGCGGGAGAAGTGCTGGCGCACTACGTCTCCATCTAGGATCTCCACTGGGTGTCCTTGGGCGCGCAGGCACTCGGCCACGCGGTACGCGATAGTAGTCTTTCCGGAACCCGGAAGCCCAGTGAGCCACACGCAGATGCCCCGAGGTGAAGGGGTGCTCCTCCCTTCCCCCACGGTAAGGCTTTCCACCTGCACGCCGTCCGCCCGTACGGCCAGGGTCAATCCGAGGCCGTCGGCCTGCAGGGTCACGGTGAAGTGACCCAGAGTCCGCATCGCTACCCGGACGGCGTCCAGCCGCAGGCCCCGCAGGGCCTGAAGGACCTGGTTCACTCCCTCCAGCTGGGCCTGCAGCG encodes:
- the cysC gene encoding adenylyl-sulfate kinase yields the protein MGEGRSTPSPRGICVWLTGLPGSGKTTIAYRVAECLRAQGHPVEILDGDVVRQHFSRDLGFSREDRLENIRRVAYVAELLVRHGVVVLVALVSPYREGRREARERIGDFLEVYVRCPLEVLVERDPKGLYAQALRGEVQNFTGVSDPYEPPEAPDLVLDTDREPPEASAQRVLALLAERGYGRMPSGQAGARA
- a CDS encoding uroporphyrinogen-III synthase codes for the protein MDRRVLVLESRMPEVLVHLIRREGWEPVCVPAVVEADADPEEVRKPLERLCVRGVDWVVLQTGTGAERLHRLADRLGLGQAYLEALRAVPIAVRGPKPTAVLRRWGIHPSLSAPSPYTTAELCATLDTVELQNRVVFVQHYGEVNEALRNHLTGRGTEVVDVQPYRWVLPADLRPLQEAVRGLVEGAFWAAVVTSRPQVIHLFRVAEEMGWAEALREALQGRVTVAAVGPVSRQALVARGVRVGVEPEHPKMGRLIEALRRYRREG